ctctaatCCTGAGCACAGACCATGGTGGGGTAGTCATTGAACTCACATAGCTTCCTGTGTCATCACAATGGATTTAAAAACAACATTGCCACTCCACACTGGTGACGTGAGGGCCCAAACTCCTGGTTATCGTCCTGTTCTCACTAGCTCCGCTGAGCGATCTGAGGTGTCCCTATTATTTAACGTCTAACTTACCGCTAAAAAACACAGAATCAAATACTGTGGCTTTGGACTTTATTTTTATCTACTGGTAAGTGTTAGTCTTGTCAGTGTTGGTACATGGTTTGGGTTGTGTAGGCTAACAAAAAAATAACTAGAGGAAATACACTAACTGGTTTGTAGTCTTTTGCAGTATCAAACCAAAATTGATTGAAAAGCTGATTCCAAGCCCTCTTATTGTACCTGGACAGCCTGAATCATCTTTGCCACCTCCACCTTTGTCTTGCCCTTCACAGGTTTGCCGTTCACTCCTGTGATCTCATCGCCAGCCGCCAGAGTCCCCTCCAGAGCAGCAGGGGTGTTGTCAAAGACCTGACAGAGATCCCAGTTACAGGTAAAGAATATATCCAAAAATTACAAAAAACAAGCCATAAGAGCTCAGAGCCTTAAAACAAACTGCTTTAAGAAAGTTCAAGAAAATGGTTTATACAATGCATCTATAATCTAATGTTTCTGATTTAGTTAACACTCTGGATACATAGCTACTGAACCAAACAACCGCTCTAATGGACTGAGGTACAGAGGTACATAATACCTGTACAATGTAGAGACAGGGACAGTACTGCGCCCCACCCCCGATGCTGATCCCTATCAGGTTCTGAGCATCCTTTTTCAGGGATATAGTCCCAGGGACTGTAGGGATCCCCCTGTTGAAGAATAATTGGAGATCTTTTAAATACATTGTCTAGTATCTACAATATGATTTTGGAAAGCAAGCGCTGTCAAAGCCAATTAGATGAGAtgtacaatgcatttggaaagtattcagaccccttcactttttccacgttacagccttatgtattaaatattttttttccttcctcaatctacacacaaaacccccagaatgacaaagcaaaaacaggttattagaaatTTTGGCAAATGCATAATAAATCCCCcccggaaatattacatttatataagtattcagacctttattcagtactttgatgaagcacctttggcagcgattacagcctcaagtcttcttgagtatgacgctacaagcttggcacacctgtatttggggagtttctcccattattttcaggtctctcaagagatgtttgatcaggttcaagtccgggctctggctgggccactcaagggcattgagacttgtcccgaagccactcctgcgttgtcttggctgtgtgctttgggtcattaaACCGTCGCccgagtctgaggtcctgagtgctctggagcaggttttcatcaaggatctctctgtactttgctccgttcatcttacccttgatcctgactagtctccgagtccctgctactgaaaaacatccccaaagcatgatgctgccaccaccatgcttcaccgtagggatagtattggccaggtgatgagcagtgcctggttccccccagatgtgatgcttggcattcaggccaaagagttcaattttggtttcatcagactagagaatcttgtttctcatggtcagattcctttaggtgccttttggcaaactccaagcggactgtcatgtgccttttactggagGAATGGCTTCAGTCAAGCCACTCTagcataaaagcctgattggtggagtgctgcagagatggttgtccttctggaaggttctcccatctccacagaggaactctggagctctgtcagcgtgaccgtcgggttcttggtcagtttggccaggcggccagctctaggaagagtcttggtggttccaaacttcttccatataagaatgatggaggcaactgttattggggaccttcaatgctgcagacattttttggtacccttctccagatctctgtcttgacacaatcctgtctcgaatctctacagacaattccttcaacctcatggcttggtttttgctcagccatgcactgtcaactgtgggaccttatatagacaagtgtgtgcctttccaaattgaatttaccacaggtgaactccaagttgtagaaacatctcaaggatgatcactggaaacaggatgcacctgagctcaattttgagtctcatggcaaagggtctgaatacttatgtaaataaggtatttctgtatatatatatatacacacaaacatttctaaaaacctgttttcactttttttACATGTAGAACATGAAAAGGATGCAAATCATATTTACTTACAGTTTGTCCTCCTCCAACTCATAGTCCATGTCTGTGAACATTCCAGGACTGTTTATCCTGTATAATCTGGCTAAGAGGAAAACAAGAATGACATTGATTATTCTTAGTCTATAAAGACATTCAAAAAAATATTAACTAGTTATGTCACACACAATTCCATCACAGGTTTAGGTTGCCACAGTAAGTGTAACAGAATATGTGGGCAACAAATATAACTAGAAAGCTTTTTGCTGGCAAAGAAAATGGAATTAGCTAGTCAGTTAATGATGAAGCCAACGGTAGATAGCTGAGCCTAGCTTGAACCAGTACCTGGGCTTTAGTAGACGATGAATATGACGAGATCGTCTTCTCCACAAGCACAGCTAGTCGGTCCTGGTTCAAGCCGAACTAggcttttatttaaccaggcaagtcagttaagaacaagttcttatttacaatgacggcctaccccggacaaaccaTAACGACGCGGGGCCAATTGTGCgacaccctatgggactcacaatcacggccggttgtgatactgcctggaatcgaaccagggtctgtagtgacgcctctagcacagcgatgcagtgccttggaccgctgcaCCGTTGCTAGCCACCTCCCTAAATAATTGTTAGCTTAGTTGCTAGCTAAGCTACCTAATGTTGGCAGCTGTCAGCAGTATGTATATTGCAAATGAGCATGATAAAAAAAGAAAGGTGGCCACTGGCCAGCCATTTACCTCCGACACAGTTGATGACACGCGCGTTGTTATCTTAACACAAACGTTTATCTCATGCCCATGGGGAATGTTTctttaaatgtacattttattttagaTTATTATGTATTTCTTCGGACCACTTCACAGGTTATTCAGCTGTCAAAAAGAAGATTCTGTTTACTTGTCCTCGTAACTTCCGGGAATTTGGCGGAAACTGTCACTGATTTCTTTTTCCTCTTTCCCCatagatattttttatttattaaacagtaacatgcaaaacagcgCTATCCTGAACCCTTGGGACGTCCCACCCgtaccttaacccctaccctaaccataatccttacctaaccttaacccttaccttaaccatttaacGTTTctacttcaatggggtagggaggTCCCAAGAATTCCAGATAGCAAGGACCATTCTGTTTTGGACTGGATTTCAATATTATATCCTAAAATTCATGAACACGCTGTCATTTaagatatgtatgaaattgtactTGTGGCTTCATCTACTTATTCTACCTGATGCCCTTCTAAAATATTTTCAATTGcgtttttgtgtgttttgcacTTGGAAGACCATTCAAAGACTAAAATGTTGATAGGCTAGGGACGTAGTCACACTTTCCCAGCACATATATCTGAATATACTGTTGATTCATAAAATGTATTCATTGTTGTATTTGTTAAGGGTAGATCATGCACtttaactgtccagtgtttccagatttctattaaatatgacctataattaattacaatattatTTAAATAGTTatttccttaaaaaaaaaagattatgtTAAAAAGCCGCTTTTCTGTGTTTGAAACAACAGAATGCTGTGGGCTATACCagtcattaaaaatattaatgACAAGTAAACGACTTAATGGCCAGCTCAGCCAATGAGTCAATGAGACGTCTCGGCCAAAAACGTGACATCACGTTATATGAGGAAATATCAAGCATTTTTGAAACGGTCTGTTTGAGGTACAACTTTAAGGTGGGGTTTGAAGTGAGTTTTTTTCTGAAATGTATGCTTTTGCCACAAAATATGAGTAAAAGATGAGTTGATatcattatttgggtatgagttcaCTGGACAGTCATTTACTTTAAACACTGTCATTACAGCACCACTagcggctgtcagccaatcagcattcagggctcaaaccacccagtttataatatacagtgtagcactacacagttgattACTGATCAGAGTGACTTTGATCAAATATCAGGCTTTTCAATGTGAGTAAAAGCATCAGTTTAGTAGGCAACTATCTTCACTGCCAGTCTGCCACCAAGCTTCTTCTCATAACTTAGTATCAGGGTGTGAGTGAGAGAGTAATTGGTATTTATTTATTGAATCATCATTAAGCATGCCTCATTATCATGCTAATCAGTGAGAGACCTGTGTGAGGAGGGTTGCGCACATAAAAGGATAGTTCAAACTTGCAACTAACATTTTACTCTCTGTATCTCAGGAAATAAGGTTATCTTGTCCGATCCCAGTCCGTCTTGCAACTCAAACCAGATTCAGGGCCGCTTTCACCACCAGTGACAACATGGCAATGCCAATGGTAAGTCTCATTAACTTTCATGCATGTGCTGATACTTTTATTCCACACAGTTACTTACTGAAGAGGCTGTGTTTATACAGGCAGCCCAAATCTTATCTTTtgtggaaaaagatcagaattgggctgcctgtgtaaactcagCCATAGTGGCCTACATGCTTACTGCACTCAGATATGTGTTGCTGAGTGAATTAATTTAAACGGTCAGGCCCTTGACTCTTGATTATGTTTTGACATGGTCATTGTTGAAAAAGTAATCTATGCATGCACTGTACATTGTGATTCCAATGATTATTAAAAGTCAGTCATTAAATATTTTATAACCCAACATGGCATACTAAAATACAAAATCCCCTTTACCTTATGTTCAAAAGCACTCAATTTAATTATATGGTTCTTCATAGGAACTTGAGCTGAAGCATGTGGAGCTGAGAGCTGGAGACCAGTTCAAAGTACAGGGGAGGATTATGGATGAGGCTGAgaggtacatttaaaaaatatatacatttttatttaactaggcaagtcagttaagaacaaattcttatttacaatgacggccaaacccggacgacactgggccaattgtgcgccgccctatgggactcccaatcacagccggatgtgatgcagcctagaTTCGAACCAGGTTCTGAGATGCAGTGTCTGTACCACTCGGGAGCTGCATTTAactgtttttttgtgtttatatCACACAGAGGGACCCATAAGATTCATTTatgcataaaaaaataaataaactgccAGTTTCACAAATTATTGCTCAAAAGAGGAGAGGACGGACCAGAGAAtggttttgttttggttttggtgtactgtatgtgtgaaatcAATTAATCTTAGACAGACATGTATTAGGGATTCTGGAAGGATGTGATTTCCTTTTTCCCATATCCAGGTTCCAGATCGACCTGGGCTGTGATGAAGATGACCTGGCACTGCACTTTAACCCACGCTTCAATGATGACACTGATGGTACTGTGCTCGTGTGCAACTCAAAGATTGCCGGCTGCTGGGgtgatgagaagagagagatccACAATCCACTCCAAAGGGGTTCTACATTCAAGGTGTGAAAATTGAGGTTGAAAATATGGAGGGAGGGGGGTTTGGTCCTGACTATAAAAATTTAGAATCTTGGGCATAATGTTTCAGGTGTTCAATATAACAGAAACAAATAAGGCCTATGTCCATGTAATCTCCTGCTTGTATCGTTTTAAGGAAACTAGCGCTAATGCACTGCACAGTGCTTAGTCCAGCTTGTTCGTTGCAATTGGCCATGTGGGTATAAGGGTGAATGTGCTACAACACTAATGATGTAAACAAATGGGGTTTCTCCCTCTCAAGATTGTGCTGAAGCTGACGGGCGACATGTTTGAAGTGGAGATGCCTGATGGACAGGAGATCCAGTTCCCCAATCGTGAAGGCCTAGACGTCATTACCTACATTCGTATCAAAGGAGACCTCAAGCTTACTTCTTTCAAAATCTACTAGACCCCAATATATGAAGGGTGATTTAGTTAGAGCAATGGGTTAGGACAGGAGCAATGACATTCATCAAATCATTGTTCTAATATATGTATTAGTGAACTGTTGGACATATTAAATATGTATCTGGGTTGACCACAGTCTATGTTTTTTTCCCATAGTATGGTATATTTGTTGCAATAATATTCACAATCGCACGTACACTAAACACAAGGGTAATATGAGGATGAGGTTATGGAACTATTTGCCCTGGAATTTTAGATCATAATACCTTTCCAGATCTTCTTGAAATCGACAAACAAACCACTTCCAGTATGGAAGTTCAGAGAGGTCTGGTGTGTTGCTCCAATCAGCAAATCCTGAGCCAGCTTTTCAGTATtctttcaaaatatatttatccTCTGATTGATGGGATGGGTAAAACCGGCCATTACTTGTTACTGAAGTTGTACAAAAATCTATCCAAAATTCTACTGTGTCTTTGAAGTGGCATCCATTGATTCCTTTAGGGTGATGAAAAGGGACATTGTGATCCTTCGGTTTGTGCCCCTCCATGGTGTTTGTGCAGATGGCTTTACAGAAGGGACACGGTACCCAGCAGCAATCACAAAAATGTTTGATCAGAATCTCATCTGGACTCTCCCTGAACTGCTTCATGCCCAGGAGTGACACATTGCTGAGGCTTCTGTTGATCTCATAATTCTGTTGGCAAGACCTTCCCTTACCTCTTCTTCGAGGAAGTCAAAGTCGGTTATGTCACAGAAATCACTGAAATGTTTTTCGGCAAATTTCAGCTCATCTTTTAGAGCACTGGAATACTCTAAGCCACATGTTGGTGTCTCCATTCCTGTTTTTGACCGTCTTTGTTGCTGTATGCACTGCATGGCTCACACGCTGCTCTTTAACTTTTATGTTCCCTTCAATCAAGGCAAGGACTTTGGACCTTTCTGTGAGCATATATTTCTCTACATTCTCTCTCATAAATTTCCTTGGGTTGTGAATGTAGGTCATGAACTTGTCAAAGTTCTCCTTCTCCGCCAGTGATGTCAGGATGTTTCTCCATGTTATACCTGTTTCCACTGAATGGTGGGTGACTTAATTGCATTTCTCCAGCCAAGTCAATGGCCGTCTGGTCATAAACCGCCTGTACAATCGACTCTTTCAGTGTGTTGCAAATTCACTCACGAAGCACAGCTGCAGATGAGGAACCTTTGCAGTGTCCCTTGAAAATCTTGTTGTAGTGTGGCCTCTTCTGCTCCAGGTAAGTAAGGGCATCATTGTTGCTTCTGAATTTGCTATGGGAATCTGCTAACTTACTTCCTGCAAGCTCACACACATGAAGTGAAAGATCAATAGTAAACTCCTTTTTGAATGCATATTTTCTTATCTTCGATTCAATTTTCTTCATGCTTTCTTTGACATGAGTTGCTATTTCTTGCATGTAACTGTCATTGAAACTTGTCTAAATTAGGGGTCTAAGATTATCATATCCCAGGCATTTTATCCAGGTTTCTCATAACCGGGATACAAGCTTTTCGGGTTATTGTAAATGGGATATGATGTTTATATGCCTCAACTCAAAAACAGAATACTTAAGTATCCAGAATAATAATGGGATATTGGTGTGCACTAAAAACTGCTATGGTGAAAGCCCTTCTGAAGAAAAATTATCTAGATTCTTCAACTTTTAGCCATTTTAGGCCAATCTCCAACCTTCCATTCTTAAGCAAAATTCTGGATAAATTGGTATTCAAACAGctaaattatttttttaagtgtcaactgtaaaataaaaaatccaaTGTGGTTATTGTGCCCAgcacagagacagccttagttaaGGTAGTAAATAATTatagagccaacacagatgccaaacagctctctgtccttgtactctTAGATTTAAGTGCTGCATTCGACGCTGTTGACCATgacagactggagaggtgggttggcctctcCGGTTCTAAATTGGTTTTAGACCTATTTAACCGGTCGAGAGTTTTTTGTGAcccttggtgaacataactcagagaaaatacaTATCACGTAGTGTTGCACAAGTTTAGATTTTGGGCCCGatactgttcagtttatatatgttaccccttggcagcgttatcagaaagcacagcattgattttcactgctacgcagacgatacacgactttacatttctgtgtcaccagaggattttagctccatGGATAAATgattagactgtattagtgatttaaatattTGGTTGGCTCATAACTTCCTCCAGTTAAAGACCaaggtacttattgttggagccaaagcacagagagagaatctagCCACACATTTGAATTCACAGGCAATAAAGAaaaaaacaccaggtaaaaaaatCTTGGTGTTATTTTCGATTCTGGACTACATTTTGagtcacacattaggaatgtgaccaaaatagctttttaccacctgaggaacattgccaaggtgcagacgtttctctctcaggctgatacagtgagactcatccatgcttttattacaagtaggcttgactactgtaatgctctcctgtctggtctacccaagaaagccattggtcaact
This genomic stretch from Salmo trutta chromosome 32, fSalTru1.1, whole genome shotgun sequence harbors:
- the LOC115171299 gene encoding galectin-2, coding for MAMPMELELKHVELRAGDQFKVQGRIMDEAERFQIDLGCDEDDLALHFNPRFNDDTDGTVLVCNSKIAGCWGDEKREIHNPLQRGSTFKIVLKLTGDMFEVEMPDGQEIQFPNREGLDVITYIRIKGDLKLTSFKIY